From the Micromonospora echinospora genome, the window CCTCGACCTGACCGTCACCTCGCGGGGGTACGTCGACGCGGCAGTGCCCCGGATCGTGGTGGTGCAGGGCATCGCCAAGGGTGACCGGGGCGAACTGGCCGTCCAGGCGATGACCGAGGTCGGCGTGGACGAGATCGTGCCCTGGGCGGCGTCCCGCTCGGTGACCCAGTGGCGGGGCGAGCGGGGCGTACGCGCCCGGGAGAAGTGGGTGGCGACCGCCCGGGAGGCAGCCAAGCAGGCCCGGCGGGCCTGGCTTCCGGTGGTGGCCGGGTCCCCCGACGAGTCGACGGCGACGGTGGCGGCGCGGATCTCCGGTGCCGCCGCCGGGTTCGTGCTGCACGAGGAGGCGCAGGACCGGCTGACCACCGTCGAGTTGCCTCCGGCCGGTGAGATCGTGCTGGTGGTGGGGCCGGAGGGTGGGATCGCCCCGGCCGAACTGGACGCCTTCCAGACCGCCGGTGGGCGCCCGGTGCGGCTCGGGCCGGCGGTGCTGCGTACCTCGACCGCCGGGGTGGCCGCGCTCAGCGTGCTCGCCACCCGCCTCACCCGCTGGTGACCCACCCCGGATCCGTCGAGATCGACACGGGTCAGAGGCGGGGGAAGACCTGGACGGTCTCCTCGTCGGGGCTGAGGTCCAGACCGGCGGAGCCGACGAGGAGGGGATCGGGCACGCCGACGACCTCGGTGTCCTTGTCCGTGTAGTCGAAGCGGTTGAGCACGTGCCGCATGGCCTCCAGCCGGGCCCGCTTCTTGTCGTTGCTCTTGACCACCGTCCACGGCGCGTCGGCGGTGTCGGTGTAGAAGAACATCGCCTCCTTGGCCTCGGTGTACTCGTCCCACTTGTCCAGCGCGGCGATGTCCATCGGGGACAGCTTCCACTGGCGTACCGGATCGACCTGACGGATGGCGAACCGGGTGCGCTGCTCGTTCTGGGAGACCGAGAACCAGAGCTTGACCAGCCGGATACCGGAGCGGACCAGCATCCGCTCCAGCTCAGGGGCCTGGCGGAGGAACTCCAGGTACTCCTTGCGGGTGCAGAAGCCCATCACCCGCTCGACCCCGGCCCGGTTGTACCAGGACCGGTCGAAGAGCACGATCTCGCCGGCCGCCGGCAGGTGGTGCAGCCAACGCTGGAAGTACCACTGGCTGGACTCCCGCTCGTTCGGCTTGACCAGGGCCACCACCTTCGCGCCGCGCGGGTTGAGGTGTTCCATGAAGCGCTTGATCGTGCCGCCCTTGCCGGCGGCGTCCCGTCCCTCGAAGAGGATCACCAGCCGTTCGCCGGACTCCTTGATCCAATCCTGGAGCTTCAGGAGTTCGATCTGGAGCAGGCGCTTGTGCTGGTCGTACTCCTCACGCGACAGGCGCTCGTCGTACGGGTAGTCCTCCCGCCAGGTGTCCACCGGGCTGCCGTCCGCGCGGAGCAGCACCGGGTCGTCGTCGTGGTCGTCGACCACCTGGTAGTCGGCGGAGAGATCCAGCAGCGCGGAGTCGGCCATGTCGGGGATCCTTACCCCGGCTCTGGACCGGCCAGCCGCCCTGATGACTGGGAATTCGCTGGGAGATCTGCCTCAGGAACGCAGGTAGGACGCGCCGTTGAGGTCGACGATGGTGCCCGAGGCCCACTCCGCCTCCGGGGAGGCGAGCCAGTGCACCGCGGCGGCGATCTCCTCCGGTCGGGCCACCCGGTCGAACGGGCTCTGCGCCCGCACGGCCGCGCCCCGGGGCGACTTGAGGTGCTCGTTGGTCATGTCGGTCTCCACGAAACCGGGCGCCACCGTCGCCACCGCGATGCCGTACGGGGCCAGCGCCACCGCGAGGGACTGCCCCATCGCGTTCATGCCCGCCTTGCTCGCCCCGTACGCCGGGTTGCCCGGCTCGCCACGGAACGCCCCCCGGGACGAGACGTTGACGATCCGGCCGCCCCGGTCGCGCATGTGCTGGGCGGCGCACCAGGACGCGTTGGCCGCGCCG encodes:
- a CDS encoding 16S rRNA (uracil(1498)-N(3))-methyltransferase, whose amino-acid sequence is MSAPLFLVESLPVADTLTLDGPEGHHAATVQRLRVGEELLLADGRGGTAAAVVTAVGRGALDLTVTSRGYVDAAVPRIVVVQGIAKGDRGELAVQAMTEVGVDEIVPWAASRSVTQWRGERGVRAREKWVATAREAAKQARRAWLPVVAGSPDESTATVAARISGAAAGFVLHEEAQDRLTTVELPPAGEIVLVVGPEGGIAPAELDAFQTAGGRPVRLGPAVLRTSTAGVAALSVLATRLTRW
- the ppk2 gene encoding polyphosphate kinase 2, with amino-acid sequence MADSALLDLSADYQVVDDHDDDPVLLRADGSPVDTWREDYPYDERLSREEYDQHKRLLQIELLKLQDWIKESGERLVILFEGRDAAGKGGTIKRFMEHLNPRGAKVVALVKPNERESSQWYFQRWLHHLPAAGEIVLFDRSWYNRAGVERVMGFCTRKEYLEFLRQAPELERMLVRSGIRLVKLWFSVSQNEQRTRFAIRQVDPVRQWKLSPMDIAALDKWDEYTEAKEAMFFYTDTADAPWTVVKSNDKKRARLEAMRHVLNRFDYTDKDTEVVGVPDPLLVGSAGLDLSPDEETVQVFPRL
- a CDS encoding SDR family NAD(P)-dependent oxidoreductase, translated to MDSRAVLVTGASRGIGRAVARRFAAGGDRVAIHHRDSAELAERLRAELPGDGHVVVRADLADPDAVRAAVDEAAARLGGLDVLVNNAGVFGPADPPHPVFETTYEQWRQRWREIVDTNLLGAANASWCAAQHMRDRGGRIVNVSSRGAFRGEPGNPAYGASKAGMNAMGQSLAVALAPYGIAVATVAPGFVETDMTNEHLKSPRGAAVRAQSPFDRVARPEEIAAAVHWLASPEAEWASGTIVDLNGASYLRS